Proteins found in one Raphanus sativus cultivar WK10039 unplaced genomic scaffold, ASM80110v3 Scaffold2146, whole genome shotgun sequence genomic segment:
- the LOC130505276 gene encoding uncharacterized protein LOC130505276, whose amino-acid sequence MGACGSSESRRTDTAKLILPDGTLQEFSSPVKVWQILQKNPTSFVCNSDDMDFDDAVIAVGGSEDLRPGELYFVLPLTWLNHPLRAEQMAALAVKASSALTKSGWSCGHDGDGRKVSGGECRVKRVKRNGCGGRGCGGGGKGRRKFTVELSSIAE is encoded by the coding sequence ATGGGAGCTTGCGGTTCAAGTGAATCCCGGAGAACAGACACAGCGAAGCTAATATTACCAGACGGAACGTTGCAAGAGTTTTCATCACCTGTAAAAGTGTGGCAGATTCTTCAAAAGAATCCCACGAGTTTTGTTTGTAACTCAGACGATATGGACTTCGACGACGCAGTTATAGCAGTTGGTGGCAGCGAGGATCTCCGGCCTGGAGAGCTTTACTTCGTTTTACCGTTAACATGGCTGAATCATCCATTAAGAGCAGAGCAAATGGCTGCTTTGGCTGTTAAAGCGAGCTCCGCGCTTACCAAAAGCGGCTGGAGTTGTGGCCATGACGGTGATGGGAGAAAGGTCTCTGGTGGTGAGTGTAGAGTTAAGAGAGTGAAAAGAAATGGTTGCGGCGGAAGAGgctgtggtggtggtggtaaaGGGAGGAGGAAATTTACGGTGGAGTTGAGTTCGATAGCTGAGTAG